Within the Medicago truncatula cultivar Jemalong A17 chromosome 4, MtrunA17r5.0-ANR, whole genome shotgun sequence genome, the region ATATTGCATGTATATCCAATAAAATTGTGTAGAGCTTGTACATCCATGTTGTAGAGGCTGATAAGTGTGCATTGCATATATTTAATCTACTTCcttttatatttgtttctaATAGAGTTCCTTACTTTGTAATTTGGAATAAGATGAAAATGACAATAGTAAGAGATTAAGATGGTAATACCCAAAAGTATGTGTACACGTTTGAATTGACAATGTGAAGGAACCAAAAATTTATTAGTATGATGGAGTATATATAATTTCACATATATAGGCAGGCCTAATAGGACTAGAAGGCTTTTATATAAGTCTTAACCTGacctatttaaattaataagttttttaaaaGCTTGATCCTAACCTATATAATAAAAGAACTAGGCCGAGTCGGACTTTAAGTAGGTCAGGGCATAGCCCCTGGCGGGTGGCTAGACGTATTCTCATCCCTAACTCCAACAATTTGTTTTAATACCTGCGATTTTTGTAAACTACTCCTATAAAAAGGGATGAATGGAATATGTTTTTTGTGGATGAAGGTAAAGTTAATGAAAGAGAGGAGAGTCAATAGacaaatttttggttttttaagttcttttaaagaagattttttatatatatcttaGCATCaaagtgaaaatagaaatatgatttatgtgaaaaCTTCACTTTTTATTTGGGCCGATATTATGTAGTTGTTAATGCAATTCATGATAAAGTTGTttctttcatgaatttcattaacAACTACATAATAAAAGTCTTGTTTTTggactaaaatataaaatatttttttttaaatgactaattcattttttttgtaaaaaaaaatattttttcaattacgAATTAAAGTattaaatgtaataaaaaaaactaacgaaattaaaattaataactcaatatttaccaagtttttcaaaataaaaataaaaaaataactcataatattCAATAACACTCTACACTGTTAATTGTgttcaaaaattgtattatatCTGAAATCAAcaatataagagaaatttattGACAATGTAAGATATATTTTAAGCTTTTCAAGGTGAGCTACCAATTTCTACAGGTATGTGTTCAAGTattattagtttatattttctacataAATGTATATGTGTATTTCGCaaagataaacaaaaataagtaGGGGCTTGAACAAAacgttttttgttttgctttttgtaATGAAAGTCTCATTCATGAATTAGGAGTAGGATTGAAGTTTATGCTGAATTGGGTTGAGAAGTCTTGCTTGAAGTGGCAGACACCttgtttaaaaaacaaatgttaGTTTCATTCTCACCTTCCAAACTTGTGAGTTAAGACTCAATTACTATACAATTTTTGAAAGCTACATATTACAAAAAGTGTTTGGTAGAAAAATCTGAATAGATTATAATGCATCTAATTGGCCTAAAACAACCTCATGATTTTAACATCTCATCTATCAATTTGTTTGCTGCATGCTTTTATACATTAAAATATAACCATGAAAGCTTAATGTCCATGTGTTAATTTTAtgttatgttcttcttcttttttgcttCAAATGGTCGTTAACTCAACCAAACCAACAAACATAAACTCAATGAATTGAACTTCTTCtacatcaaaaataaaaaggccTCACCAAAAATTGCATTCCCCAACAAGATAGTCACtacttctcttctctctttctctctctctctcttggaCTTGAGAAGAATTTCAGGTGTGAAATCTTTTGCAATTTTAGTTCTCCTTCGTAAGGTTTGTGGTAATAACAATTTAGTTCTGCATGCAACATGTCTTTATGTTCAACTTGGTTAGTACTAGTAGCATTTCTGCATGTAACATGTCTTTATGTTCAACTTGGTTAGTACTAGTAGCATTTATTCcttataattagaaattaataaatCAATAGTGTTCATGAAAAGTGATTAGTACTCTTTGCACATTATGtatttatcacttatatattatgTATGTCTATAGAAAAAGTATATTGGTGGCAAAGATGGGAGAGATGTCAAAAACTCAATTGGGGGTTATTGGTGCACTATTCCTTTCTGTGGCTTCCTCAGTCTCCATTGTCATATGCAACAAAGCCTTAATGAGCAATCTTGGTTTTCCATTCGGTAATTATCTTTTTGTTACTTCTTAAATATGATGTATTTTTCATGATAAACAATAgtatttatttaactttatttttgtcaCATTAATTTTGGACCAGCCACAACACTTACAAGTTGGCATTTGATGGTTACTTTTTGCACCCTTCATGTGGCTCTACGTTTCAATCTGTTTGAGGCCAAACCTGTTGACATGAAGACTGTCATGCTTTTTGGTATTCTAAATGGTGTCTCCATTGGATTTCTCAACTTGAGCCTTGGCTTCAATTCCATTGGATTCTACCAGGTTTACTTCAACATTTTTACCACtagtaataaatatattaattataaaaaaaaatgttaaaaatatatgGCCCTTGATGCAtgtatcaatattttaaaaatcggaCCGAACCATCCAATTTAGCCAATTGAACCGAGAATTGGTTAGTTAGTCGGTTGGTTTGATCCCAATTATTTTTCAGTCTGCTTGAAACAGATTAAATCGAGGTTAAATCGGTTTGACTGCGATTGATTCAACTGATTTtcgtttttaataatttttttacttttatttatttatcatcttGTTCAATCATGGTTAAACCGATTGAACAAATAAAATCTTGATCCAAAGGTCTCACCGATTCAATCTTCGGTCCGATTTTTGAAACATTGGTAATATGGGTATGCATAATGCATTGAACTACTCATTTGATgtatatattgattttaatgttaattttgtagATGACAAAACTTGCAATCATACCATTCACAGTTATGCTAGAAACCCTTTTCCTAAAGAAGCAGTTCAGGTAACAAATTAGTCATGAGACCCCTCCTAgtgatattgaaattaaatctGACCATGGTCATGCTAAATTGCTTAATCTGATTGTGAATTAATTTACTACTATGTGCAGCCGGAATATTAAACTCTCTCTATTCTTCTTACTTGTTGGAGTTGGCATTGCTTCTATCACAGACCTTCAGCTCAATTTTGTTGGAACCATTCTTTCACTTCTAGCTATCATAACAACATGTGTTGGCCAAATTGTATCCTTTAATGTTCTATCTTCCTATTGTTAGCATGTTAATATTATGATTTATCTACTAGAAAAGCACTTGTTATACCATTTgtgagagagcttatgaaaacaacttatgacaagTCCATAAGCTATCTAGGATATGAAAACTGTTTTAACTTTatcttatcttttgttatagaaatagtttatacataaacacttaattTAGGGCTTCAAAGTTAAAAGAGATTGTTGATTCTTAACTTATTGAACAATTCAGCTTACCAACACAATACAGAAGAAGCTTAATGTCACTTCCACACAACTTCTCTACCAGTCTGCTCCATTCCAAGCAGCAATTCTTTTTGTTTCAGGCCCTCTTGTCGATCGGATGCTAACCAAGCAAAATGTCTTTGCATACAAATATTCTCCTCTAGTCTTGGTAAGTAatgtcaaatttcaaatcatcaatcctcacgACGTCTTATACTAGTTATAAACCCGTGCAATTCACCGGTGACATTTGACAGAATATGACTGTATGACTCACATTGTCACTTTTAAATTTTCAGACTTTCATCATCATGTCATGTGTGATAGCTGTTTCTGTGAACTTTAGCACTTTTCTAGTAATAGGAAAAACATCTCCAGTAACGTATCAAGTGTTGGGCCACCTCAAGACTTGTCTTGTTCTAGGATTTGGCTACACATTGCTCCATGATCCTTTCACTGAAAGGAACATTATTGGAATACTAGTAGCAGTGTTTGGAATGGGTTTGTATTCCTATTTCTGCACTcaggaaaacaaaaagaaactcGTAGTCGATCCTCCTTTGTCGTctcaggtaaaaaaaaattcaccaattttctcacatagtttctcttgttcatgagaattttgttgtttatctttgattatatttttcagGTTAAAGATAAAGATATAAATTCACCACTTTTGAATGGTAAAAACATGGATGATCATGAAAAGGAGAGTCATGAGTCTAAGAAATCAAGCAAGGACTCTATTGTTTAATAGAACATgttctttgtgttttttttttcaagatctTTCATAATTTGGGGTTATTGTAATGTTCACTCAGGGTACCTTGTTTAGtgtaaatcaaattttgtttatagATTCATTTTTATGCACTCTTTCAATGTAAAAGAAGTTGTATACCCTTGTGCAATTATATTTTGTCATATCATATGATTACTTTGACAATTCATGtgtcatcaaacaacatcatgtGTCAATGTACCTTTGAATCATGATGTAAAACTATTATATGCTACTATAGTAGTtcatacaattatttttttcgaTTACTTCTTTTTATCTATTTTAGCACCACCTAATCAATCAACATTCACAAGATTATTCAAATATTACTAATTTTTTAGGTAGATGGCTCTCAATTCCTAATTAAACCTCTTAGCTTCTTAAGTAAATCAAAGAGGAATAAAACATCTACATCAAGAATCCTGAAAGGGCAATGAATGTTCAATAACTATTCATAACCTAAAGATTTACAAGGTTTATAATCTCTCAAATGGTAAAAcctgttaagagtctcacatcggataggacatggcctgacaatgtgtttataagtgggataaatcctcacctcacaagccgattttgtggggttgtgttaagcccaaccacaatttctaagaaAACCAATAACCATTTGAAGGATGGCCAAAGTATAGAAGACATGAAGAATAgaggaaaaaacaaaagagtaGAAACCAATAACACTAACAAACCTTAAAACAAGTATGAAAGAAATTAATCAACATCCACACATTTCCATCAAAAGAAATGTTGGTGTATCATGTGTGAGTAAGAGTCTCACATTAGATG harbors:
- the LOC25492436 gene encoding UDP-xylose transporter 1 translates to MGEMSKTQLGVIGALFLSVASSVSIVICNKALMSNLGFPFATTLTSWHLMVTFCTLHVALRFNLFEAKPVDMKTVMLFGILNGVSIGFLNLSLGFNSIGFYQMTKLAIIPFTVMLETLFLKKQFSRNIKLSLFFLLVGVGIASITDLQLNFVGTILSLLAIITTCVGQILTNTIQKKLNVTSTQLLYQSAPFQAAILFVSGPLVDRMLTKQNVFAYKYSPLVLTFIIMSCVIAVSVNFSTFLVIGKTSPVTYQVLGHLKTCLVLGFGYTLLHDPFTERNIIGILVAVFGMGLYSYFCTQENKKKLVVDPPLSSQVKDKDINSPLLNGKNMDDHEKESHESKKSSKDSIV